The genomic segment gtaatgtttaaatgcatgataaatattatctacCAACCTATCTAACCTATTCAGGGCCGTCCCGAAGGGATgtatcaccccccccccccctacgtAAACACCAGTCGGTCCAGTCGGCAGTCAGACTTATTTCATTATAGCGTATATAGACCTAATTTTAcctacgaaaaataatattacacatttcgtTAATACAGTAAATACAGTAAATAGTTTGTATACAcggataaaatttgaataactatatttaccataaaatataaaatattgttatataattaaattatcaatttaaagaACAGGGGCATCAACACGTTGGCACACTACAGTCtacaatgaatataaatattaggttgTTGACAATCATCTACGATCCTGGTTCCTAGTATCATTAATCTGTTATCGGgtttatttttcactattaatgatctaataaaaatacaaactcaatgaataatttaattgacaGTGCTGTATCCTTTTCAACAACTTAACGAATAAATCCAgaaaacgattttaaaatacaccATCGTCATAAAAAGTCACCTACTTGGTTAGACAAAAACTTTGAAACTCAGGTAGAATTCAACATGCTCACGTTTTATAGAAAAGAATTCAAGTGTGTTCTATCTACTTTTAtcaatttatctaaaaataatttcaaaaaatgtattgaaataattttgccgttgtattaattattttcaatcccTTTAAAAAACGAAGatatttctattgaaaatgttaaaaattcatgTTATTGTTTCCACCTAATAGTTCTTTGGAAAAATGCTAAGATGCAGAAGCAGTTGAAGCTGAATTGGAAATTTTGAGAAGTATTGCAATTCAGTCTGATTTGACAActgctattatatttaaaaaatgtgaagaGATGAAACATATTTTGCCATTAGTGTTGTATATGACAGTAACGCGCTCTGGTGGATTGttccaaacaaaaataaaaggttatgttacataatatccaatatatatatactgttcaAGTTACGAGCACATGCTCGAagcattttttttgtcataataaaactgttataataaAGTGAATGTTTTTCTATACCTTTTAATATGTATTCCTGAATATGGCGGTCGGAAACATAATAGTGGCGACAAAGATAAAAAGAATGtgctatactccggcccacgagaaaAGTAACCAGCTACGCGCATGCAAACTGACCGCAGCGACCGTTCCGAGGCCTCAATACCCCCACTTTGTGTCATTCAGTGTCGGGCTGTGGCTAGCATACAGCGCGAAACAAGCGGTATACAgagcgataataatattttgtcattcataatattatcgtacagCGCGGaacaaatctaaattaaaatttttttttatttttatataatcaatcgtttacaaaattgtacgtaatagtaaaaaaacatgtaaaattaaaaaaattaaaaaaaaaattttaaaaacacacttttccataaaaacatttaaaaaaatattttaaaaattgcactaaaaagacaaaaataattctctgtacttaaaaataatgaaaaatttattgatgaaaaatttaaaagtgtgtgGTGCATCCTACAAAACATTAAAAGCCGAGCTAANNNNNNNNNNNNNNNNNNNNNNNNNNNNNNNNNNNNNNNNNNNNNNNNNNNNNNNNNNNNNNNNNNNNNNNNNNNNNNNNNNNNNNNNNNNNNNNNNNNNNNNNNNNNNNNNNNNNNNNNNNNNNNNNNNNNNNNNNNNNNNNNNNNNNNNNNNNNNNNNNNNNNNNNNNNNNNNNNNNNNNNNNNNNNNNNNNNNNNNNNNNNNNNNNNNNNNNNNNNNNNNNNNNNNNNNNNNNNNNNNNNNNNNNNNNNNNNNgcaatttttaaaaatatttttttaaatgtttttatggaaaagtgtgtttttaaaattttttttttaattttttattttctagtttttagttgaaagtaaatatttttttaaacgtttaagaAATATGTTTGTGAAACAAAAAGAATCAAACTACTGGTGATTATGATTTATCTGCGAGAGATATTACGGCGACGTCGTGGGGacaatccttttttttttttttttttggtccatGTCCCAAAATGACAACggattattgtattgtcatccaAGACCAAGGTCTAtaccaattttcagaatttttcatcTTCAAAAAGTGCCTCAAATCGAGCGCGCAAGATTTGATCACAGACGGACGTGAAACCAAACTTAAgaaaagtgttaaaaatatataagtacatataatatgtataatataaggtgATATTTCACATTTAGGTATTCAAAAGTGATTtaggtattttagtattaataatatatttcacaatcgaataaaaaacaaaaatatatacataatatttagtacataaatacaaaaaaaaattgaagtcacatttattaataatatattttacaagaatTATTCGTCAGAAAAATCAGAAGAAGTGTCACCAGTTATAGTCATTATATGTGATTCTTCATTATCCAACATATTTTCAGTAATGAAGTCGATTTCATACAATTTGTCTTCTTCTTTGATAGTATGACTAACGAAATTGGCCCACATGTCAGAAGTCACTTTCTGGACACCTTCGATCAGCAATTGTTTAACATCATTTAGcttaaatgttgtattattttgcTTTACATGATTCTTCACTACAGACCACGCAAGTTCTATTGGATTAAGTTCACAATGGTAAGGTGGCAAACGTAATATATGTCTATTGGTTTTCAAAGCTTCTTCGTCAATCACGTATTTATTGTGAAGAGGTTTAATTTCGTTTACCTTATCAAGCAATCGAAATTTCACCATCGGTTTATCGAAAACAATATCTTTAGACTTCAACCAATTTATTATGTCGTCTTTTTTCCAAGCCGTTGTGGGGACCGGATCTTTTTTGACAGAATGGTACGATGCATTGTCCATGACTATTATTGAATTTTCCTTTAATCGTGGCAGAACTCCACAAAACCATTCGTAAAACGTGTCGCCATTCATTTCGTCGTGGTAGTCTGCTGTGTTTTTTTTCGACTCAAAACACAATAAACCACCCTCGACGAAACCATCTGATGAACCGATATGGACAACTATTAGACGTTTGCCTTTACCTGATGGATTTTTGGGGCCTGTAGACAGTCCTTCGAGGAATGCATCCCCTATGGGATTTTACCGAAGTGTCAATCCACACTTTACTGCTACACTCCCCTGCGTTTACCCACGTTTCATCAAGGAAATATATTGTACGACCTTCACTTCGATATCGTCTTATGTCCTCAATATATTTCTGTCGCCAAACAACGAGATCTCCTCTTTCCGTAAGTGCACTATTCCGATTCCTTTTcgtatattcaaaatttaattcttTCAATATTCGCTGTAAATAGGTTCTAGGTAAACTCGGAATACCTGGATCTTCATCAATAGCAGTGACAATCTTCAATAAAGTTGGGATTTCACCTCTAAACCAAAACCCATTAATTTTTTGACGAATTGCGTTTTTATCAAAATCGtcaattttatcattgattattggGCGGATTTTGGTTTTACATGGCGACTTCAACTGTCCTGTATTTTTGTACTCACTTATTGTGGTTATTACTGTACGCTTTCCAATCCCAATTTCTTTTGAAATTGATTCTATCATTTCTTTGTACTTTATGTCTGGTTGTTgatgtttttttgatttgtataaattaaaaatattctgtttttgcCCTCTTCCAACAAACTGaaacagtaattattaaattatttaaatatgatactacgacgttcaaatataaaaatgatttcgaTTCGttcataattttgaatttacgaaTAAAGTAACACATATACAAAGCGTAACAGATAGATctgaccaaaaaataaataaaaaataatgctacCTTAACTggacaacattttttaacattatatgagtattaaataatttaagaaatatattcatGACAACaaatttcctaaaattttattttaaaaaaaggtttttacgTTCCAaatgaatttaatcaaaaaaatttgatattttaaaaaattataaaaaataaacttttagacttagataaatatttttaccatcaaaattgttcttataatcagatttaccaattggttattttgaaattatcaaaaaatatttagtttaatttaaaattttttatgttcggtattaaaaaatcaaaataataattttttttacattatacatgtagCGCATGTAACACATGcaatacattcaaaatattgattataacaaaTGTTATTGCATtagtcagttctttctgttacaccctgtatataatatataaaaaaatatttttacgaataaaatactaagaataaattaaaaaaactataaattcaataaataaaaaaaatttaaaaattcttaccTGTccttttcgattttttttaataggtgaaGGCATTTCTGCTACATCGATGCTTGTTTCAGCACATATAGCAGGGACAGTTTTTGATTGACATTCCTcttgagaaatattaattaaaaaaaaaaaattaacaacaaaaaaaaaacgacaataataatgtaaacaagTGGTTTTGTAGACTTATAAGTGGCGCGGAATATAGTGACCCAGACTTCTTGATACACTATAGTGGCGAATATACGTTATGGTACACACTATACAACGTTGCCAAATGTGAACGATTGAGATCGTGCAACGTCGATATGTCGACTAGGTGGGAGATGCGCGGATTCGGACGTGATTCGGTCGGGACAcgggttacttctctcgtgggccggagtataaaataattgacacGGTGTCAAGTACACAAGATTGAAACGGATAAAAATTAGCAGCACGGCGTCATTAGTTATTCATCCATTAATTTGCATATTCGATTTCTGTAAAAATGACCGGTGGTATCAAGCAAGGTGAGAGTGGTTCCATACCTAATGGAGTCCACATGTATGGTACAATTGGCGTTCTTTCAGAATTCAAAACCGATGGGAATTGGACAGTATACCAGGAACGCATGGAACAGTATTTCTTAGCGAATGATTCTAGAAGAAAGGAAAGTTCCACTTTTAATTACTTGCATGGGAGAACAAGCATATATCATATTGAAAGATTTATGCGATCCCATAACACCAGCGAAGAGTACATACGAACAATTATGCAACATTTTAAGCAGACAGTTCGCACCGAAAATTTCGATTTACCGAAAACGTGAGGAATTTTACGCCCTACATAAAAATGCTCAAGAGCCAGTGAACGACtggtttatgaaaataaaatatgcagcTACATAATGTCAATTTGGAACGaacttaattgtttttacaGGCTTTAACGATGGTATTATTAAGGATCGCCTGTGCGAAGAAGACATTGAAAAAGGATTAAATGAAATGGTTGAACTCACTTTAAAAAGAGAGGCAACCGTTAAAACAGCTCAGGCTCAAACACCATCTACCATACacaaagtagaaaaaaaattccaaaaaaacaGCAGTTTCAAACCAAAAGTGAGAACGAGTTACGGTGACGCAGCGCAGAACAATCGATCATGGACCTCAAATAAATCAAGTCAAAGCAAGACAAATTCAAGCGCAATGTGTTTCCACTATGGGAAAAAGGGTCATGATTTCTCTGTATGtaagtataaaagttataaatgtaaaacatgtTCTAAAATAGGTCATTTAGCAAGCGTATGCAAGAGtaatgttgaaattaaaaatatagatgttaagttagataacttatttaaagaatttgatctatttaatgtaaataatattcacaaCAGCTCAGTACCTCcagaaataattaatgtaaaagttAATggcattaaaattgaaatggaATTGGACTCAGGAGCAACAAGTTCTTTTTTTACTGATACtgttttcaatgaaaaatttAGTCATTGCACATTAGAAACATCCACtactaaattagtttttttttatggttcaACGTCTGAACCAATGTTACCCATTCAGAGCATCTGttgaatataacaatacatttatagaaaccgaatttatagttttaaaaagtgttGGTAAGGCTAGACCTTTGTTTGGTTGAGATTTAATGAAAGCATTCAACATCACATGGTCACTAACAAATTTTGTTGAATGTGATTATGagttatcaaatttattaaatgaatacaGTGAGTTGTTCGATAGTGGCCTTGGTGAGTATAAGGGTTAAACCGTGAGTTTGGAACAGAGTGAAGaaattaaaccaatattttgtaaacatcgCACTATTCCGTTTGCACATAAAATGgcagtagaaaaataattaataaaactagaGGAAGCAGGTGTTATTAAGAAAAATGACGATTGCCAGTGGGGCACACCTTTAGTCCCAGTTTTAAGACCAGATGGTTCCATTAGGCCGTGCGCTGAttacaaaacaacaataaataaatacattaaagatATTCACTACCCTTTTCCGAGAATTGAGGAACTATTTGCTATAATACAAGGTGGTGAGACATTTTCAAAGTTAGATTTTAGTAATGCttacaataaattgaaattagatGTTAACACTAGTAAGCTTTTAGCATGGAGCACACACAAGGGGACTTATAAAGTGTTACGTATGCCGTATGGCATAAAGCCAGCAATAGCAATTTTTCAAAGAGAagttgaaaaagtatttaaagattGTACCTATACTGCAAACTTATTAGATGATATCATTGTTACAGGGAAAAATCTCAGTGAACATtatcataacttaaaaaatgtgcTAGAACGTTGCAAAAAAGCaggatttaaattaaatcgcAATAAATGTTCTTTCttccaaaaacaaattaaatatttagggcacataattaataaagatgGGTTACAAACTGACCCAGATAAAGTAGAATGTATTCAACATCAACATACTAAAATTCCAACTAATGTTAcagaattaaaatcatttttaggtaTGATCAACTATTATggtaattttatacataatttatcaacTATAGCAGGTCCATTGCATAATCTTTTAAAGAAAgatgttgtttttaaatggaACAATTAATGCATGGAAgtatttaatgaaatacaaaacATTCTAAGTTCAAATCAGGTCTTAACTCTTTAACCCAGACCTTCCAATTGTTATATCTACTGACGCATCAAATATTGGTATAGGTTTAGTATTAGCTCacagatttgaaaaaaacaatgttgAAAAAGCTATTTCATATGCATCACGCTCCCTTACAACAGCagagaaaaattattcatcTATACACAGGGAAGCACTTGCTATAGTGTGGGCTGTTACTAAATTTCACCAATATCTTCTAGGgggacaatttataattaaatcagaCCACAAACCTTTATTAGCACTTTTTGGTCAAGACAAAACTATCCAAAAGATGGTAGCTGGTCGGATTCAAAGGTgggcatttttttttgtcaggttTCAACTAtacaattgaatatattaaatagtgtttACGAATAAtatgtcgttataatattacgtaatattacgCAGAGTACCCGAGTGATATTTTAGGAACAGTTAATAGGCGAGAATATGGTCTAGAGAAACTAACTTTCAAACTAATTGGGGGATCAATGTACGGTGTGGATTATTTGATTGAAAGCTGTTAGGTCCTTATTTGTATGACGGAATACTCACTGGTAGAaggtatttagattttattgtaaataaattaccatttatGTTTGAAGATGTTTCATTAGCCATGCGGgaaaatctttattttcaacAAGATGGTGCACCAGCACACAATGCCATCATTGTTCgacaatatttaaatcaaatattttcaaaccgATGGATCGGTACTTATGGCCA from the Acyrthosiphon pisum isolate AL4f chromosome X, pea_aphid_22Mar2018_4r6ur, whole genome shotgun sequence genome contains:
- the LOC103311918 gene encoding uncharacterized protein LOC103311918, with amino-acid sequence MPSPIKKNRKGQFVGRGQKQNIFNLYKSKKHQQPDIKYKEMIESISKEIGIGKRTVITTISEYKNTGQLKSPCKTKIRPIINDKIDDFDKNAIRQKINGFWFRGEIPTLLKIVTAIDEDPGIPSLPRTYLQRILKELNFEYTKRNRNSALTERGDLVVWRQKYIEDIRRYRRDAFLEGLSTGPKNPSGKGKRLIVVHIGSSDGFVEGGLLCFESKKNTADYHDEMNGDTFYEWFCGVLPRLKENSIIVMDNASYHSVKKDPVPTTAWKKDDIINWLKSKDIVFDKPMVKFRLLDKVNEIKPLHNKYVIDEEALKTNRHILRLPPYHCELNPIELAWSVVKNHVKQNNTTFKLNDVKQLLIEGVQKVTSDMWANFVSHTIKEEDKLYEIDFITENMLDNEESHIMTITGDTSSDFSDE